A single genomic interval of Streptomyces sp. BA2 harbors:
- a CDS encoding AMP-binding protein: protein MSDTQTLIENRPPSVAHLFLERVAATPDAEAYRYPVSAASGEGPDEWKSLSWAQAAERVYAIAAGLIELGLAPEDRVALASSTRVEWIIADLGILCAGAATTTVYPQTNAEEATYILADSDSRVLIAENAEQLAKAREKRAELPKLRHVVVIDAEGAGPADGDPDGWVLTLADLEARGAAHLEKNPEAVKERIAAITKDQLATIIYTSGTTGRPKGVRLPQDNWSYMAKAIAATGLLGPDDVQYLWLPLAHVFGKVLTSGQIELGHVTAVDGRVDKIIENLPVVQPTYMAAVPRIFEKVYNGVAAKARAGGGAKYKIFLWAAEVAREYAKVSQDNFRRTGNASVPFGLRAKHKAADALVYSKLREAFGGRLRAAVSGSAALAPDIGYFFAGAGIHILEGYGLTESSAASFVNPGEAYRTGTVGKPLPGTEVRIADDGEILLRGPGIMEGYHGLPDKTAEVLESDGWFHTGDIGELSADGYLRITDRKKDLIKTSGGKYIAPAEVEGQFKAVCPYVSNILVHGADKNFCTALIALDEPSILAWAKDNGLDGKSYADVVAAPATVELVEGYVKELNEGLQRWQTVKKFKLLPRDLDIEHGELTPSLKLKRPVVEREYQHLIDEMYAGSREA from the coding sequence GTGAGCGACACACAGACCTTGATCGAGAACCGTCCGCCGTCCGTGGCCCATCTCTTCCTGGAGCGCGTGGCGGCCACGCCCGACGCCGAGGCCTACCGCTATCCGGTGTCAGCAGCTTCGGGCGAGGGCCCCGACGAGTGGAAGTCGCTGAGCTGGGCACAGGCCGCCGAGCGCGTCTACGCCATCGCGGCGGGCCTGATCGAGCTCGGCCTCGCGCCCGAGGACCGGGTGGCGCTCGCCTCGTCCACGCGGGTCGAGTGGATCATCGCCGACCTCGGCATCCTCTGCGCGGGCGCGGCCACCACCACGGTGTATCCGCAGACCAACGCCGAGGAGGCCACTTACATCCTGGCCGACTCCGACAGCCGGGTCCTGATCGCCGAGAACGCCGAGCAGCTCGCCAAGGCGCGCGAGAAGCGCGCCGAGCTGCCGAAGCTCCGGCACGTCGTGGTGATCGACGCCGAGGGCGCGGGCCCCGCCGACGGCGACCCCGACGGCTGGGTGCTCACCCTCGCCGACCTGGAGGCGCGCGGCGCCGCCCATCTGGAGAAGAACCCGGAGGCGGTCAAGGAGCGCATCGCGGCGATCACCAAGGACCAGCTCGCTACGATCATCTACACCTCCGGCACCACCGGCCGCCCCAAGGGCGTGCGCCTGCCGCAGGACAACTGGTCCTACATGGCGAAGGCGATCGCGGCGACCGGCCTGCTCGGCCCGGACGACGTGCAGTACCTGTGGCTGCCGCTCGCGCACGTCTTCGGCAAGGTCCTGACCTCGGGCCAGATCGAGCTCGGGCACGTCACAGCGGTCGACGGCCGCGTCGACAAGATCATCGAGAACCTTCCGGTGGTGCAGCCGACGTACATGGCCGCCGTGCCGCGCATCTTCGAGAAGGTCTACAACGGGGTCGCGGCCAAGGCCAGGGCCGGCGGCGGCGCCAAGTACAAGATCTTCCTGTGGGCCGCCGAGGTCGCCCGCGAGTACGCGAAGGTCAGCCAGGACAACTTCCGCAGGACCGGCAACGCGTCGGTGCCCTTCGGGCTGCGCGCCAAGCACAAGGCCGCCGACGCGCTCGTCTACTCCAAGCTGCGCGAGGCCTTCGGTGGCCGTCTGCGCGCCGCCGTCTCCGGGTCGGCCGCCCTCGCGCCCGACATCGGCTACTTCTTCGCAGGCGCGGGCATCCACATCCTGGAGGGTTACGGTCTGACGGAGTCCTCCGCGGCCTCCTTCGTCAACCCCGGCGAGGCCTACCGCACCGGCACCGTCGGCAAGCCGCTGCCCGGCACCGAGGTCCGGATCGCGGACGACGGCGAGATCCTGCTGCGCGGCCCCGGCATCATGGAGGGCTACCACGGCCTCCCCGACAAGACGGCCGAGGTCCTGGAGTCCGACGGGTGGTTCCACACCGGGGACATCGGCGAGCTGTCCGCTGACGGCTATCTGCGGATCACCGACCGCAAGAAGGACCTGATCAAGACCTCCGGCGGCAAGTACATCGCGCCCGCCGAGGTCGAGGGCCAGTTCAAGGCCGTCTGCCCCTACGTCTCCAACATCCTGGTGCACGGCGCCGACAAGAACTTCTGCACCGCTCTGATCGCGCTCGACGAGCCGTCCATCCTGGCCTGGGCCAAGGACAACGGCCTCGACGGCAAGAGCTACGCCGACGTGGTCGCCGCCCCGGCGACGGTCGAGCTCGTCGAGGGCTATGTGAAGGAGCTCAACGAAGGCCTCCAGCGCTGGCAGACCGTCAAGAAGTTCAAGCTGCTGCCCCGCGATCTGGACATCGAGCACGGCGAGCTGACGCCCAGTCTGAAGCTGAAGCGACCGGTCGTCGAGCGCGAGTACCAGCACCTGATCGACGAGATGTACGCGGGTTCGCGCGAGGCCTGA